CAGCATCGAAGGCGTGCATAGGCTGGCCGAAACCGTGAAGGATGTAGTTGGTAATATCAACCACATTATTAACCGGACTCAAACCTATTGCCTGCAGACGGTTCTGCAGCCATCCGGGAGAGTCTTCCACTGTCACGTTTTCAATCACTGCGCCGATATATCTTGGGCAAAGTTCGCTGTCCTCAACTTCCAGTTGGAAATCTGTATTACCTTCAGTTTTCAAAGGTTGCGAAACAGCTTTTTCAAAATCGGATTTCAAACCGTTTGATGAAAGGAAAGCGTGCAGATCCCGTGCTACACCGTAGTGCGACATCGCATCGGTACGGTTGGGTGTAAGGCCGATTTCGTAAACATCATCACTTACGATATCAAAATATTCTGCAAAATCAGTCCCGATTTTATATTTTTCCTCATCCAGGATCATAATTCCGCCGTGGTCGTCGCTCAGTCCCAACTCATCTTCAGCACAGATCATTCCCTGGGACTTCTCGCCGCGGATTTTAGCTTCTTTGATCTCGAAAAAACTGCCGTCTTTGGCATAAATTTTTGTTCCGACTGTTGCCACTGGAACCGTCTGTCCCGCCTCCACATTTGGTGCGCCGCAAACGATTTCGAGGATGGTACCGCTGCCGACATCCACGGTTGTTTTTTTCAGTTTGTCAGCATTTGGATGTTTTTCGCACGTTAAAACTTTTCCTACAACTACGCCTTCCAAGCCGCCGCGAATATTTTCAAATTTCTCGATGCCTTCCACCTCCAGACCAATGTCGGTAAGGTACTCGCCAATTTTTTCGGTTTTAAGGTCGGTTGAGATAAAATCTTTCAGCCAGTTATTTGAGATTTTCATTCTAAAATTAATTTCTATTTGAAGTTTGAGATGTGAATTTCCCGCGCTTCCGGATAAGGTGCAAATATCGGGATTTTTGAATAAATGCGGAATTTTTTGAATGTGTGTTTTTCTCCGGCAGATTATGGGAATTGCGCTGATTTTTTTACACACGGATTTCACAGATTTACACAAATTTAAAACTTGGAATATAATAGCTTCGGAAGTGTGCGTTTTTTCTCCCGCGAATAATACGGATTGCGCTGATTCTTTCTTGCACAGCTTCTACATAATAAAAAATTGACGATAAATAATCTGTGTAAATCTGTGTAATCTGTGTGATTTATTTTCTCTCGCAGATTGGGCGGATTGCACTGATTTCTTGAATATTTTTTAACCACAGAGACACGAAGATTACACGAAGGACACAATGTGTAACTATTTTTATGACACAAGTGTTATAGTTTTTTTAGTTTAAAAATGTTGGAAAGTTCTTCTAGTCCGGATTGCAGTGGAAATCCTTTTTGTTGCGCAGCAAGAAAAAGATTGGAACGGAAAGCCGGCTGTTCCGTGAAACGAAAGTGAAAACCTTCTGCTCCTAAAAATAAAAAGAGGCTTGAAATCTCAAACCTCTGTTCTGTTTTACAATTGTTTTCTACATTCCGATAACCGGCATAGAAAGCATCAGCAGGTGTTCGTTTTCCTCGAGTCCGTCAACCGGTTCCACAATTCCCGGGCGGTTTGGCTGGGACATTTTCATGGTGATATCGTCGGCGCCAATGACGGAAAGCATCTCCGTAAGGAATTTTGAGCTGAATCCGATGTTGATGTCGTCACCATTATAGTCGCAAGGAATCTGCATATCGGCCTTGTTTGCATATTCAGTGTCTTCGGCGTGTAAGTGCAGAATGTTGCCCGAAAGCTTGAAACGGACCTGATTGGTGGATTTATTAGACATGATGGAAGCCCTTCTGATCGCGTTAAGAAGAAGATTTCTGTTAATCGTCAGGACGTTAGGATTTTCCTTTGGTATAACTGCGGAATAATTTGGGTACTTGCCATCGATTAAACGGCAAATCCAGATGTTGTTTCCGAAAGTGAATTTCGCCATATTCTCGTTAAACTCGATGGTTACTTCGTCACCCGAATTTGCAAGGATATTTTTGAAAATACTTAAAGGTTTCTTCGGCATGATGAATTCCATCGGTTCGGAAATCAGGTCTTTTCTCTTGTAAACCACCAGTCTGTGGGAGTCTGTAGAAACGAAATTGGTTTCTTCCTCGCCAAACTGGAACAAAACGCCCGTCATCACCGGCCGAAGTGAGTCGTTTGAAGTTGCGAAAAGCGTATTGTTTAGAGCTTCTGAAAGAATGCCAGCGGGAATTTTCACGCTTTGGGCCGCATCAAATTCGGGAAGTTCAGGATAATCTTCCGCATTGTCGAGTGCGCAAACGAAGTTATCTTTTTCATCTAAAATTTCAAGAACACTGCCGCTTCCTTCTGCGTTTTCTTTCACAGAAAGTGTGAGCGGATGATCGCCAAAAGTCTTTATTAAATCCTGGATGGTTTTTGCAGGAACTGCAATTTTTCCCGTATCATCAGATTTCACTTCCACAGTTGTCACCAGAGTGGTTTCACCGTCGGAAGCCGTAATTTTAAGATTGTTTTCATTTAATTCGAAAAGATAGTTTTCAAGAATTGGCCTGGACTGTGAACTTGAAATTACTCCGCTGACCGTTTGCAGCGCCTTCCACAATTCACCACTCGAAACAATAAATTTCATAAAACTTTATAATTTTTACAAATATATGAAATAGAAGCAGAAAAGAGAAAATATAAACCGAGAGTTATTAACAAAAATCATTGAAAATGGAAAACGAAAAACTGCGCTTTTGCCTGAAGCAGAAAAAATGTTTTTTCTTTTATCTTTGTACTGATGAGAAAACCGCCGCTTCATAAAAGTTTTGGTAATGCCATTAGGGGAATTACCGGTATGATAAGTTCTGAACGGAATTTTCAGTTTCACATTCTGGCCCTGATCATTAATCTTTTTCTAATTGTTTTTCTCGAATTAAATTCCACCGATACCGCCCTCATCTTCATCGTTTGCTTTGGCGTAATGAGCACCGAAATTCTGAACACTGCCATCGAGAAAATTTGCGATTTTGTTCATCCGGAATTCGATGAGCGGATAAAATTCATCAAAGATATATCGGCGGGAGCAGTAACGCTGATGGCAATTTTGGCCGTTATTGTCGGCTTTTTGGTTTATCCTAAATATCTTTTCTAGACTGAATTAAAATTTGCCGCGAATATAATAAGCCTATTGCACTCGCGGCAAGAATCTATTTAAAATACTCCACTCCGTTCCGGAAAATATTATGATAATTCGCGGTCGGGATATTTTTCAGCAAACCTTCTGTAAATCTTTCCGGGTGCCCCATTCTGCCATAAATTTTTCCGTCAAGTGAAGTAATTCCTTCAATTCCGAAAAGGGAATTATTTGGATTGAAAGGCATTCCGTGAGCGATATTTCCGTCAAAATCTACATACTGCGTTGCAATCTGTCCGTTTTTGTAAAGTTTGGTCAACACTTCTTCCGACGCCATAAAACGGCCTTCCCCATGTGAAATGGGAATGGTAAAAAGCTGGCCTTTTGTTCCTTTCAACCAAGGAGAATCGTCATTGGCCACTTTTACATTCACCATTTGAGAAATATGTCTTCCTATGGCATTGTGAGCCAAAGTTGGCGAATTTTCATCCAAATCACGGATTTCACCGTATGGCAATAGTCCTGATTTAACCAAAGCCTGGAAACCGTTGCAGATCCCGAGGATCATCCCGTCGCGCGCCAAAAGTTCGTGAACGGCGTCTTTCATTTTTTGGTTTTTCAGAACATTGACAATGAATTTCGCAGAACCGTCCGGTTCGTCGCCCGCTGAAAATCCACCGGAAAAAACCAGAATCTGGGACTGCTGAATTTCTTTCACCCAATTGTCGATACTTTTGTTGAGCAGGTCATTATTCAGATTCAAAAGTGGCAAACTGTGAACATCCGCACCTTCTTTCCGGAATGCATTTTGGGTTTCGTACTCGCAGTTCGTTCCCGGAAAAGCAGGCACAAAAACGCGGGGTTTTGCGATGTTATGCTTTTTGAGGAAGATATTTCTAGGTTCGGTTGAGTTCAGTTTTTCATCAATTTCAACCACAATTTTTTCTTTTTCTTTGGTTGGAAAAAGTTCTTCAAACGTATGGTAATTTACCTGAATTAATTTTTCGATTTCAAATTCAAAATTGTTGATTACCAATATGTTTTGATTTTTAACTTCACCGATATATTGAAGTAAACTGTCGTCAATTTTTTCTGTGGATTCAATAATGAGGCCGCCGATATTTTTATCTAAGAGCAGTTTTTCATCAACAGAAATTTCAGCACCCAGTTTATTTCCGAAAGTCATTTTGGCAACCGCAACCGCAACTCCACCGTCTTTAACCGTCTTTACAGAAACTACTTTCTTCGACTTTATATTTTCGTGAATTAAATCAAAAACAGAAATCAGCCTTTCATAATTCGGTAAACCACTTTCGTTAAATTCATTTCTGAAATGATAGATGAAATTCCCCGCTTCTTTAAATTCCGGAGAAATTACCGTTGATTTTTCACCGTTGGCACACGCGAAGGAAATCAAAGTTGGTGGCACATTAATGTCCTGATACGTCCCCGACATAGAATCTTTACCACCAATCGCGGCAAGGCCAAAATTCATCTGTGCATCATATGCGCCGAGCAACGAGGCCAGAGGTTTGCCCCATTTCTCAGGATTCGAGCCCAGTTTTTCAAAATATTCCTGGAAACTCAAACGGATATTTCTGAAATTTCCGCCCAAGGCCACAATTTTCGCCACGCTTTCCACAACGGCCAAACTTGCGCCCACCAGAGAATTCTGCTGGGAAATTTCAGCATCAAACCCCCAACTTGCAAACGAAACGGTCTCAACATTTTCAGCGTTCAAAACGGGCAAAGTCTGCACGCTTCCCTCAGTTCCGGTCAACTGATATTTTCCGCCAAAAGGCATTGCAACCGTCGTTCCGCCCACCGTGGAATCAAACATTTCCACTAAGCCTTTTTGCGAAGCAACATTTTTACCGGCTAAAATTTTAAGGAAATTTTCCTCGTTGAAATTGATGTTTTCTGACGCAATTTCCTGTAAATGGTTCACCTTTGCATGCTGTTTCTTACTACAACCGCTCGTATCGAGGAAATTACGGCTCAGATCCACTATTTTCTGTCCGTTCCAGAACATCTGCATCCTTCCGCTGTCTGTAACTTTCGCAATTTCAACAGCTTGGATGTTTTCCTGTTCGCAGAAGCGGATGAATTTTTCTTTATCTTTTTCCTCAATCACGACCGCCATTCTTTCCTGGGATTCGGAAATAGCGAGTTCAGTTCCGTTCAAGCCATCATATTTCAAAGGCAAAACATCGAGGTTAATTTCCAGCGAATCAGCAATTTCACCAATCGCCACGGAAACTCCTCCCGCGCCAAAATCGTTGGATTTTTTAATTAAAGTGGTCACTTCCGGATTTCGGAAAAGCCTTTGAATTTTGCGTTCTTCCACCGCATTTCCTTTCTGAACCTCGGTCGAAAGCGTATGAATCGACGTTTCATCCTGCTCTTTCGAACTTCCGGTGGCGCCACCCACACCGTCACGTCCTGTTGCTCCACCCAGCACAATCACGACATCGCCCACTGCCGGTTTCTCGCGACGAACCCAATTTTTCGGGACCGCACCGGCGACAAAACCAACCTCCATTCTTTTGGCCTTATACCCTTCATCGTAAATTTCTGAGACGTGGGTCGTGGCCAGTCCAATCTGGTTTCCGTAGGAAGAATAGCCGTTTGCGGCCTGTTTGGTAATCGTTCTTTGCGGAAGTTTCCCCGGCAAAGTTTCGGAAACCGGTTCCAGGACATCAGCAGCGCCAGTTAAACGCATCGCCTGGAACACAAACGCTCTTCCCGACAAAGGATCGCGTATCGCACCGCCCAGGCATGTGGAAGCACCGCCAAAAGGCTCAATTTCCGTAGGGTGATTGTGTGTTTCGTTCTTGAAAAGCAAATACCAAGGCTCTTTTTTCCCGTCAAATTCTGCCTCGATTTCAATCGTGCAGGCATTGATTTCATCAGAAACAACGAGGTTCTCCAGTTTTCCGGTTTTATGGAAATACCTTGCGCAAACCGTCGCCAAATCCATTAAAGAAATCGGTTTGGCTTCGCGTCCGAGGAATTTTCTTTTTTCCAGATAATCACTGAAAATTTGGTCTAAAGTGTCCTTAAACTTTCCTTCAAACTGAATATCTGTGAGTTCCGTCTCAAATGTGGTGTGACGACAATGGTCGCTCCAATACGTATCCAGAACTTTGAGTTCTGTTTCGGTTGGATTGCGGTTTTCAGATTTAAAATAATTCTGAATAAATTCCAGGTCGTCAAAACCGAAGGCAAAGCCGTGCTGACTGTAAAAATCCTGAAGCTGTGGAGTCGTAAAATGGATGAAACCATCGTGTGTTTTTACCGGATCCGGGGTTTCTTCGGCCGGAATTTGCAGTTTGGTGAGATTTTTTTCCTGGGATTCCACCTTGTTGATGAGCAAATCTTTGATTTTAACCAAATCATTTTCTGTAACGCCAAAAAGCTCAATAAGTTTGCCGCTTCTAACCTGGGAATTATTATTCTCCGTCAGCAAAACAATACACTGCTGTGCTGAATCAGCTCTTTGGTCGTATTGCCCAGGAAGAAATTCTGTCGCAAAATGAAGGTTTTCAGCAGGATTGTTTTCGTGCAGAATATCAGTGACAGGATCTACAAAAGTGTTGTGTACGACTTTTGAATACTCATCATCACTCAGCCCGAAAATATCATAAACGTTGTAAACTTTAACGTTCTGAATTCCCGGAACGATATTTTTGATTTCATTAAAAACTTTTGGACTTTCAACATCGAAAACTCCTCTTTTTTCTACGAAAATTCTTTTGTTCATTTTCAATTTTTAGAAGTTAGAGGTTAGATTTTAGAAGTTAGAGTTTTCAATGCGTAAGCAATTTCTAACTTCTAATTTCTAACTTCACATTATTAAAAAATGCAGACGAAGTAGCCTGCATCTAAAGATTTTACACTTTCAGATCCGCTTCCAGGCCGATTTCGTGGGAATATTTATCCAGGATGGGCTGAACTTCGTTTTTAATGAATTCTTCAGTTTGGATGGGCGCGAAACCGATGAAGTTTTTTGGATCTAGCACTTCTGCGATTTTGGATTTGTCCATTTTCAGGGAAGGATCGTTCATAATTCTTTCAATCAGATCGTTTTCCTTTCCTTCTATTTTCACTTTTTTGCTGGCTTCCATAGAGTGAACGCGAATGGTTTCATGGATTTCCTGGCGGTCGCCACCGGCTTTCACTTCTTCCATAATGATGTATTCGGTCGCCATAAACGGAAGTTCCTCCATAATGTGTTTATGGATGCGGTTTTCGTACACCACGATGCCGTTCATGATATTGTTCCAGATCAGCAAAACAGCATCAACCGCCAAAAATGCCTGAGGAATCGTAAGGCGTTTGTTCGCAGAATCGTCCAGGGTCCTTTCAAACCACTGTGTTGCAGCTACCATTGCGGAACTGGAGGACAGCGACATCACATATTTTGCCAACGCACCGATTCTTTCAGAACGCATCGGATTTCTTTTGTAAGCCATTGCGGATGAACCGATTTGATTTTTTTCGAAAGGTTCCTCAATTTCCTTTAAATTCTGCAAAAGCCGTAAATCGTTGGTGAACTTGTGTGCTGACTGTGCGATATTTGAAAGGAGGGAAACTACTTTCGCATCGATTTTACGGTCGTAAGTTTGTCCGGAAACACCGAACACTTTCTCAAAACCAAATCTGGCGGAAAGTTCTTTGTCCAAATGTTTCACTTTGGAATAATCGCCATTGAACAACTCCAAAAAGCTCGCGGCAGTTCCCGTGGTTCCTTTTACTCCTCTGAATCTCAAGGTTTCAAGAAAAAATTCAAGTTCTTCAAAGTCTAAAATCAAGGACTGCAGCCACAAAGTTGCTCTTTTTCCAACGGTCGTCAGTTGCGCAGGCTGATAATGAGTGAATCCTAAGGTGGGCAAATCTTTATATTTCAGAGCAAAATCGGAAAGACCTTTAATGACGTTCACCAACTGTTTGCGGAGAATTAAAAGCCCGTCGCGAATCTGAATCAGATCTGTATTATCACCTACGAAAGCCGAAGTTGCGCCCAAATGAATGATTCCTTTTGCGGAAGGTGCCACATCGCCATAAGTATGAACGTGAGCCATCACATCGTGCCGGAACTTCTTCTCATATTCCGCGGCCTTATCATAATCAATGTTTTCAGCATTGGCTTTAAGCTCCTGAATCTGCTCATCAGAAATCTCCAAACCTAAATCCTTTTCGATTTCGGCAAGGGTAATCCAAAGTTTCCTCCAGGTACGGAATTTATTGTTGGGTGAGAAATTGAAGAGCATTTCCTCACTGGAATAGCGTTCTTCCAATGGGTTTTTATATGAATTCATTCTTTCGATTTTACTTTTGCGATGCACAAAAATACGAAAAAAAGAAAGACTTTGAAAGTCAGTTCTCCGTGATTACTGAAACCTTTAATGAAAGGAGGTCCGTTGGTGAATCTAGTCGGTATAAACTATAATACAACTATACTACAACCTGGGTAGCTATAGGTTTTATCTTTTATTAAACACATGCTTATATAAACACAAAAAGCCACTCTTAAAAAGTGGCTTTCAGCAATAGAATTTAATAATTTATTTGCTCCAGTTAATCCGTGCAGTTTTCACATCGGCGGAACTTGTTCCTATCATAATATCGAAATCACCGGCTTCCCAATCGTATTTTAAATTATTATCGTAAAACTTCAAGTCGTCCGGAGTGATATTGAAAGAAACTTGTTTGCTTTCTCCTTTTTTCAGGAATATTTTTTGGAAGCCTTTCAGTTCCTTTATCGGCCTCGTGTTGCTACCCACCAGATCGCGGATATACAGCTGCACTACTTCTGCACCGTCATAATTGCCGGTATTTTTTACGTTTACAGAAGCCTGAATGCTTTGGTTACCGGTTGGATTGGTTTTTGAAACCGTCAATTCGGAATATTCAAATTTAGTATAGCTCAACCCGTAGCCGAAAGGATAAAGCGGCGTGTTACACTCATCCATATAATTTGATCGGAAACGCTGATATTCACATTTATCAGTTAGAGCTGCATCAAGCGGGCGGCCTGTATTTTTACGGTTATAATATATAGGAATCTGTCCAACACTTCTCGGGAAAGTCATAGGAAGTTTACCCGAAGGATTTACTTTTCCAAAAAGAATATCTGCTACGGCATATCCAGCTTCAGTTCCCGGAAACCACGCATTTATAATGGCTTCGGAGGTATCTTTGATATTTGTTAAGGTAAGCGGACGCCCAGTCAGGAGCACGACAACGATTGGTTTGCCGGTTTTCTTCAGTTCGTTCAGCAAACGAACCTGCGATGCCGGAATATCAATATTAGCACGGGAAGAAGATTCACCGCTCATTTCAGCACTTTCACCGATTGCCAAAACCACAACATCAGCCTGTTCAGCGACATTTAAAGCTTCTTTTATCATCAATGAAGGTTCACGTGAATCGCGGTCAACAACCTTTCCATGGGCTGCATACACATCTTCCAATACCTTGTTATCCTCAACGTTTGCACCTTTGGCAGTCAGAATTTTAACATTTTTGCCGACGCTTTCCTGAAGTCCTTTTAAGAGTGTTACAGCAGAACCGTGTTTGGTTGCAACAGACCAGGTTCCTGCCATGTTTACGGAGTTATCTACCAGCGGACCAATCAATGCAATGGTTCCTTTTTGCTTTAATGGAAGAATATTTTTGTCATTTTTAAGTAAAACCATAGACTGTGCAGCTACATTTCTAGCTACTGCACGATTTGACGCATTGAAAACTTCTTTTTGAGCATCATTGGCGCTGCCGTAGCGGTAAGGGTCTTCGAACAATCCCAGATCATATTTGGCTTCAAGAATTCTTCTGGCCGCCTGAGTAATCTGCGCTTCTGAAACTTTTCCTTCGCTTACGGACTGCTTTAAAGTTTTCAGGAAACCTTCGCCCACCATATCCATATCGATACCTGCATTCATCGCAAGCGCTGAGACGTGCTGAAGATCACCCATTCCGTGATCAATCATTTCATTGATACCTGTATAATCGGTCACAATAAATCCGTTAAAGCCCCATTTCTTGCGAAGTACATCGTCCATTAGCCATTTGTTACCGGTGGCTGGAATTCCGTCCACTTCATTGAATGACGCCATCACCGATGCTACTCCGGCATCCACAGCTGCTTTGTAGGGCGCAAAATATTCATTGAACATCCTGGTATGGCTCATATCCACTGTGTTGTAATCGAGGCCGCCTTCAGGAGCGCCATAAAGCGCAAAGTGTTTTACACAGGCCAAAATCGTGTTCTTGTCCGCCAAATTTTTTCCCTGATACCCATAAACCATGGCTCTAGCAATTTGACTTCCGAGATAGGGATCTTCACCAGCGCCTTCAGAAACACGTCCCCAACGCGGTTCGCGCGAAATATCAACCATTGGCGAAAAAGTCCAGTTAATACCATCTGAAGCGGCCTCACGAGCAGCAATTCGGGCGGATTGCTGTACCAAATTCATATCCCATGAAGCTGCAAGTCCCAACGGGATTGGGAATGTTGTTTCATAACCATGGATGACGTCCATACCGAAGATCAGAGGAATTTTCAGACGTGATTTTTCTACTGCGACTTTCTGTACGGCGCGGATTTTTTCAGCACCTTTGATATTGAAAAGCCCGCCAACAAGTCCCTGTTCAATCTTTTTGCCGATATCTGAACTTTGTGCCTGTCCGGTAGTGAAGTCTCCGGCACTTGGAAGGTTGAGCTGACCAATCTTTTCATCCAAAGTCATTTTGGCAAGAAGCGCATCAACGAAGGATTTTCTTTTAGTATTATATTCGTTATTCTGATAACTCTGAACCGGCTGGTTAACGATTTCAGAATGAATTGCCGGTGAGACAACTGCTTTCTTTTTTTGTGCAAAACCATTAGTGGAGAGCGCTGCAAGCGCGATAATTGCGATCTTCTTCATAATTCTATTTTGTTATGTTTTGATTGTTTTTTTTCTGTTTCAGCATCCATTCATAAAATAATGGATCTGAATAAGTGGAGTCCCAAGAGTTATGGTTATCATCTGGGAAAATGGTAAGCGAAACATCCGGATTTACTTTTTTTAATGCCTGATATATCTCGATGGAATTCAATGGATTTACAATATCATCATTTCCACCATGGAAAATCTTTATTGGAAGCCCTTTATAACGGTTAATGGTCGCTCGCATCCATCGGTCGGAAGGTGCGCAGATTGGAGCTACAGCTGCAAACATTTCGGGATGCTCGTTGGCGAGTTTCCACGTGCCCCAGCCGCCCATGGAAAGCCCGGTAAGATAAATTCTGGATGCATCAATTTTATATTTTGACTGAATTTCTTTGATCAAACTATAAACCGCTTCCGTGTCCCACCAAACGTTCTCAGGGCATTGAGGAGCCAGAATTGCTACCGGTTCTTTTATTAACTTCTTATAAGTGAAAGGGCTATGGGCTTTTACTTTTTCCAGATCATTTCCGCGCTCGCCGGAACCGTGGAGAAATACGATGAGCGGCACATTTCCTTTTGCACCTTGTGGAAAATCAAGGATATATGAAATCTGCTGAACTTCCTTAATCTCTTTTTTGAATTCAGCTTTGATTTCCTGAGCAAACACTACATGTCCAGCAGCAATTGTACAGGAAAGCAGCACCATTTTGAATATTTTCATTTATTTAAAGGGTTTAAACTTAGGATGTTCGTGATCATTAGCCCCCATTGCAGCAGCATCCTTTTGCGGAGCAGCAGATACAGCGGGAAGCAGCTCTAAAAATTATTTTAAATTATATTTTGTGGATTTAAAATCCAGTTTTTTTAAGCCGGCCTTTATCTCGGGGGCGTTCATGAAGAGCTTCCATAGCAGTCCGGTGCGGTAATTCTCGATCATCGGAGCAATTGTTCCCTGGTCAATGGCCAAATAGCGTGGCGTAAACCAATTGTCAAAATGCACGGAAGTCGCATCATAAGGCCCTGCGGAACCTATGAACTGGGGCTTTTGAGTGTATAAAAACCTCAGTACATTCAGAGATTCTTTCGGGGTATACGGCATAGAGCTGATCGCCGCGGTGGGGGCAATAACCCCGTTGTCCTCCTTCGGATTGTGGGCACGGTAACCTACACTTCCGTCAGGATTGCGGGTATAGCTCGCCGTAAGTCCCCAGTAATTTTCACCATAACCTTTGAATTTTTTAGGATTTTCAACACTGTACCTGTACTGAATGAGCGCATGATTGCGGGTGAGGTCAAAATAATTCTTGATGTACCGGTCGGAAAGTCCGTTGGGATCGAGCGCCAGGTAAGAATAATGCTCCCAAAACATCGGACCGCCATATTCCTCGGCGCCATTATGTTTTACAATCAGCGGAAGTCCATATTTGGTGTTGCTGGTGAGATATCCGCCGTTTCTGGTAAACCCCTGATAGTAAGTCTCCGCGTCGATGGGATAAGTTGGAGAAGATGCGGCCAAGATATATGTGATTAACGTCTCATCGTAACCCTGAATTTTGTGGTTCATAAGCCAGCCATCGATGGGCGACCAGTGCCAATATAGAACTTTTTCGCCGCCTTTTGTGTACCAGTTCCACTCCACGCCTTTCCAGAGCTTGTCCATTTTTTCGGCGAGAGCTTTTTCTTCTGCATTTCCGTTTTTAAAATATTCCCGGACCACCATCAGTCCCTGCGTGAGAAACGCGGTTTCCACAATATCGCCGCCGCTGTCTTTGTTTCCGAAGTTTACAGTTTTTCCCGTTTCACCATTAAGCCAATGCGGCCACGCACCGTGATGTCGATCGGCTTTTGCCAAGAAATCTGCGATGTGCGAGAGTCTTTTTACTGCTTCTTTTCTTGGGATAAATCCCCTTTCTATACCGACTAAAATAGTCATCAAGCCAAATCCTGAACCACCAGTGGTTACGAC
The sequence above is a segment of the Chryseobacterium taklimakanense genome. Coding sequences within it:
- a CDS encoding glucoamylase family protein — its product is MKKIKAAILLSAILLTSCKSASSTQKNASTVSKNITDVQLMDRVQRDALKYFWDFAEPNSLMGRERYHEDFYPKNDANVVTTGGSGFGLMTILVGIERGFIPRKEAVKRLSHIADFLAKADRHHGAWPHWLNGETGKTVNFGNKDSGGDIVETAFLTQGLMVVREYFKNGNAEEKALAEKMDKLWKGVEWNWYTKGGEKVLYWHWSPIDGWLMNHKIQGYDETLITYILAASSPTYPIDAETYYQGFTRNGGYLTSNTKYGLPLIVKHNGAEEYGGPMFWEHYSYLALDPNGLSDRYIKNYFDLTRNHALIQYRYSVENPKKFKGYGENYWGLTASYTRNPDGSVGYRAHNPKEDNGVIAPTAAISSMPYTPKESLNVLRFLYTQKPQFIGSAGPYDATSVHFDNWFTPRYLAIDQGTIAPMIENYRTGLLWKLFMNAPEIKAGLKKLDFKSTKYNLK
- a CDS encoding carboxylesterase family protein — translated: MKIFKMVLLSCTIAAGHVVFAQEIKAEFKKEIKEVQQISYILDFPQGAKGNVPLIVFLHGSGERGNDLEKVKAHSPFTYKKLIKEPVAILAPQCPENVWWDTEAVYSLIKEIQSKYKIDASRIYLTGLSMGGWGTWKLANEHPEMFAAVAPICAPSDRWMRATINRYKGLPIKIFHGGNDDIVNPLNSIEIYQALKKVNPDVSLTIFPDDNHNSWDSTYSDPLFYEWMLKQKKNNQNITK
- the bglX gene encoding beta-glucosidase BglX — its product is MKKIAIIALAALSTNGFAQKKKAVVSPAIHSEIVNQPVQSYQNNEYNTKRKSFVDALLAKMTLDEKIGQLNLPSAGDFTTGQAQSSDIGKKIEQGLVGGLFNIKGAEKIRAVQKVAVEKSRLKIPLIFGMDVIHGYETTFPIPLGLAASWDMNLVQQSARIAAREAASDGINWTFSPMVDISREPRWGRVSEGAGEDPYLGSQIARAMVYGYQGKNLADKNTILACVKHFALYGAPEGGLDYNTVDMSHTRMFNEYFAPYKAAVDAGVASVMASFNEVDGIPATGNKWLMDDVLRKKWGFNGFIVTDYTGINEMIDHGMGDLQHVSALAMNAGIDMDMVGEGFLKTLKQSVSEGKVSEAQITQAARRILEAKYDLGLFEDPYRYGSANDAQKEVFNASNRAVARNVAAQSMVLLKNDKNILPLKQKGTIALIGPLVDNSVNMAGTWSVATKHGSAVTLLKGLQESVGKNVKILTAKGANVEDNKVLEDVYAAHGKVVDRDSREPSLMIKEALNVAEQADVVVLAIGESAEMSGESSSRANIDIPASQVRLLNELKKTGKPIVVVLLTGRPLTLTNIKDTSEAIINAWFPGTEAGYAVADILFGKVNPSGKLPMTFPRSVGQIPIYYNRKNTGRPLDAALTDKCEYQRFRSNYMDECNTPLYPFGYGLSYTKFEYSELTVSKTNPTGNQSIQASVNVKNTGNYDGAEVVQLYIRDLVGSNTRPIKELKGFQKIFLKKGESKQVSFNITPDDLKFYDNNLKYDWEAGDFDIMIGTSSADVKTARINWSK